From the Lolium rigidum isolate FL_2022 chromosome 2, APGP_CSIRO_Lrig_0.1, whole genome shotgun sequence genome, one window contains:
- the LOC124686311 gene encoding probable methyltransferase-like protein 23 has translation MTTVSRHYFGGASSEHDHALRVDIVENIEEDYGMFVWPCSVILAEYVWQQRPRFSHSRVVELGAGTSLPGLVAAKVGADVTLTDIAHNTEVLNNIRQICGLNDANCKVVGLTWGEWDEPVFDLHPDIILGADVLYDSAKFDDLFATVTFLLENSPGAVFITTYHNRSGHHLIEFLMVKWGLKCLKLLDGFSFLPSCKADSLQGNIQLVEIALEKAKPE, from the exons ATGACCACGGTATCGCGCCACTACTTCGGTGGCGCCTCCTCCGAGCACGACCATGCCCTCCGCGTCGACATCGTCGAG AATATTGAAGAGGATTACGGGATGTTCGTCTGGCCGTGCAGCGTCATCCTCGCGGAATACGTCTGGCAGCAGAGGCCGCGGTTCTCCCACTCAAGAGTTGTCGAG CTTGGTGCCGGAACCTCGCTACCCGGTTTAGTAGCTGCAAAAGTTGGAGCAGATGTCACGCTGACAGACATTGCACATAATACAGAA GTACTGAACAACATCAGACAAATATGCGGGCTCAATGATGCCAACTGTAAG GTGGTAGGACTTACATGGGGAGAATGGGATGAACCTGTATTTGATCTGCACCCTGATATTATTCTCGGAGCCGatgtgctttatgattcagcga AATTTGATGATCTGTTTGCGACGGTTACCTTTCTCTTGGAAAATTCTCCTGGGGCAGTGTTCATTACCACATACCACAACCGGAG TGGTCATCATTTGATTGAATTCTTGATGGTGAAGTGGGGTTTGAAATGTCTGAAACTCTTGGATGGGTTCTCTTTCCTTCCCTCGTGCAAGGCTGATTCACTACAGGGAAACATTCAGCTAGTTGAGATCGCACTTGAGAAGGCAAAACCTGAATGA